One window of Mixophyes fleayi isolate aMixFle1 chromosome 3, aMixFle1.hap1, whole genome shotgun sequence genomic DNA carries:
- the TRIB2 gene encoding tribbles homolog 2, translating into MNIQRSNPITITRYGRSRNKNQDFEELSSIRCTEPSQSFSPNLGSPSPPETPNSSHCVSCIGKYLLLEPLEGDHVFRAVHLHSGEELLCKVFDIRCYQESLAPCFSLPIHSNINQIAEIILGETKAYVFFEKSHGDMHSFVRTCKKLKEEEAARLFYQIVSAVAHCHDGGVVLRDLKLRKFVFNDGERTRVKLESLEDAYILTGNDDSLSDKHGCPAYVSPEILNTSGSYSGKAADVWSLGVMLYTMLVGRYPFHDIEPSSLFSKIRRGQFNIPETLSPKAKCLIRSILRREPSERLTSQEILDHPWFATDFNALSSGFGVKEVSDQLVPDVNMDEETDPFFN; encoded by the exons ATGAACATACAAAGGTCGAACCCTATTACAATCACAAGGTATGGGAGATCGCGGAATAAAAACCAGGATTTTGAAGAGTTATCATCTATACGGTGTACTGAACCCAGCCAGAGCTTCAGCCCGAATCTCGGCTCCCCAAGCCCCCCAGAGACTCCCAACTCGTCGCATTGCGTTTCCTGCATTGGGAAATACTTATTGTTGGAGCCTCTGGAGGGAGACCACGTTTTTCGAGCAGTGCATCTGCATAGTGGAGAGGAACTGCTCTGCAAG gtcTTTGATATACGCTGCTATCAGGAGTCATTAGCACCCTGTTTTAGTCTACCTATACACAGCAACATTAACCAAATAGCTGAAATAATTCTTGGAGAGACTAAAGCTTACGTGTTCTTTGAAAAAAGCCATGGGGACATGCATTCTTTTGTTCGTACCTGCAAAAAGCTCAAAGAGGAAGAGGCAGCCAGACTGTTTTATCAAATCGTGTCTGCTGTAGCACACTGTCACGATGGTGGAGTGGTACTGAGAGACCTTAAACTTAGAAAATTTGTTTTCAATGACGGAGAAAG AACTCGAGTGAAGCTGGAAAGCCTGGAAGATGCTTACATTTTAACAGGAAACGATGACTCCCTTTCAGACAAACATGGTTGCCCAGCCTACGTGAGTCCAGAAATACTGAATACAAGCGGCAGCTACTCTGGCAAAGCCGCCGATGTGTGGAGTCTAGGTGTCATGCTCTACACCATGTTGGTTGGACGTTATCCATTCCATGACATTGAGCCTAGTTCCCTGTTCAGCAAAATACGTCGTGGGCAGTTTAACATTCCAGAGACCCTATCGCCTAAGGCAAAATGCCTAATACGTAGCATACTTCGTCGGGAGCCATCGGAAAGGCTAACGTCTCAAGAAATTTTGGACCATCCTTGGTTTGCCACAGATTTCAATGCATTGAGTTCAGGATTTGGTGTTAAGGAAGTATCAGATCAACTGGTGCCTGATGTCAATATGGATGAGGAAACGGACCCGTTTTTTAACTGA